Proteins encoded by one window of Tunturibacter psychrotolerans:
- a CDS encoding M28 family peptidase, whose amino-acid sequence MYLSKLLYSLPLAATLLLTLPFKSQASQAHSFDAAAKQTASPSATLQQEVHADMNFLADDELHGRGSATRDEHIAALFVASQLQSLGLEPGGDNGTFLQKSTLPVPLPARTQQRIAKFQDIPRKETWNAIAILRGTTSPNEVILLTAHLDHLGIGPANSSGDTNYNGADDDASGTTAVLTLAHILATGPHPKRTIVFALFGSEELGGFGNRAFLAHPPVPLTSIVANLEFEMIGRPDPAVPTGTLWLTGFDRSNLGPELAKHGAHLVNDPHPKENFFRRSDNYALAQQGIIAQTVSSYGLHKDYHQPSDEIRTIDFSHMTNAIASMINPIRWLADSDWKPEWNPGRRPDSNPTGPPPLNAHPPVS is encoded by the coding sequence ATGTATCTCTCGAAGCTTTTATATTCTCTGCCTTTAGCCGCAACCCTGCTCCTGACTCTTCCCTTCAAGTCTCAAGCGTCACAGGCCCACTCCTTCGACGCAGCAGCCAAGCAAACAGCATCTCCCTCCGCCACTCTGCAACAGGAAGTTCACGCAGATATGAACTTCCTCGCCGACGACGAACTACACGGCCGCGGCTCAGCCACACGCGACGAGCACATTGCAGCCCTCTTCGTCGCCTCTCAGCTCCAATCCCTCGGCCTCGAACCCGGCGGAGATAACGGCACCTTCCTCCAAAAGTCAACCCTCCCCGTCCCTCTTCCCGCACGAACCCAGCAGCGCATCGCAAAATTCCAGGACATCCCACGAAAAGAGACCTGGAACGCAATCGCCATCCTGCGGGGAACCACCTCTCCCAACGAGGTCATCCTCCTCACTGCGCATCTCGATCATCTCGGTATCGGTCCCGCCAACTCCTCTGGTGACACCAACTACAACGGAGCAGACGACGACGCCTCCGGCACCACAGCCGTACTGACACTAGCCCACATTCTCGCCACTGGCCCGCACCCGAAGCGAACCATCGTCTTCGCTCTCTTCGGCTCTGAAGAACTCGGTGGCTTTGGCAACCGAGCATTCCTCGCGCATCCTCCAGTCCCCCTCACCAGCATCGTCGCCAACCTCGAGTTCGAGATGATCGGCCGCCCCGACCCTGCAGTCCCCACAGGAACCCTTTGGCTCACCGGCTTCGATCGCTCGAATCTTGGCCCTGAACTGGCGAAACACGGTGCCCACCTGGTCAATGACCCTCACCCCAAAGAGAACTTCTTCCGCCGTTCCGACAACTACGCACTAGCCCAGCAAGGGATCATCGCTCAAACCGTCTCCAGCTACGGTCTCCACAAGGACTATCACCAGCCCAGCGACGAGATCCGCACCATCGACTTCAGCCACATGACCAACGCCATCGCCTCGATGATCAATCCCATCCGTTGGCTCGCCGACTCCGACTGGAAGCCCGAATGGAATCCAGGCCGCAGACCCGACTCCAACCCCACCGGGCCTCCGCCCTTGAACGCACACCCGCCCGTAAGCTGA